The proteins below are encoded in one region of bacterium:
- a CDS encoding 4Fe-4S binding protein, producing MKALKLKKEDLYTYLESLKSYGELWGPVPRGDKFVYAKLDNVRDVALGALRTIIPPKKFFVPPRFNMFHYSGDKYFETFEDVKPRVLFGLHPCDLHGLRILDELFLERFPDPYYRKRRELTAVIGLSCVPDDKCMARSTNTHSVEGGFDLAFNELGDYYLVWVGSSLGDDLARLNINLFTEDIEQADLQRYLEWRRNRDSRYKLNFDLTGMPDIMELSWNSSLWQELAEKCLACGSCSMVCPTCNCYNVRDISELSLAEGNRERHWDSCMNKEYALVAGGHNFRESRAERLKLWYTHKLKAFITEYGRPSCIGCGRCVDTCPVNINVAEVIRGLKGQEVKV from the coding sequence ATGAAAGCACTTAAACTGAAGAAGGAGGACCTCTACACCTACCTTGAGTCCCTTAAAAGCTACGGGGAACTCTGGGGACCGGTGCCGCGCGGAGATAAGTTCGTCTACGCAAAGCTCGATAATGTTCGAGACGTTGCGCTAGGTGCGCTGCGGACGATAATCCCGCCGAAGAAATTCTTTGTTCCTCCTCGCTTCAATATGTTCCATTACTCAGGGGATAAGTACTTCGAGACCTTTGAGGACGTGAAGCCTCGAGTGCTCTTTGGTCTTCATCCCTGCGATCTTCATGGCCTTAGGATCCTAGATGAGCTCTTTCTTGAGCGTTTCCCGGATCCCTACTACCGCAAACGCCGCGAGCTGACTGCGGTTATAGGTCTTTCGTGCGTGCCCGACGACAAATGCATGGCTCGATCCACGAACACCCACTCGGTTGAAGGCGGGTTCGACCTCGCGTTCAACGAACTGGGCGATTATTACCTGGTGTGGGTCGGCTCATCGCTTGGCGACGATCTCGCCCGGCTCAACATCAATCTCTTCACGGAAGATATAGAGCAGGCTGATCTTCAGCGCTACCTGGAGTGGAGACGCAATCGCGATTCCCGCTACAAGCTCAACTTCGATCTGACGGGGATGCCCGACATCATGGAGCTTTCCTGGAATTCATCGCTCTGGCAGGAGCTTGCCGAAAAGTGTCTTGCCTGCGGTTCCTGCTCAATGGTATGTCCGACATGCAACTGCTACAACGTGCGCGATATAAGCGAGCTTTCGCTGGCCGAAGGCAACCGCGAGCGTCACTGGGACAGCTGCATGAACAAAGAATACGCCCTTGTTGCAGGCGGACACAACTTCCGTGAATCACGGGCCGAACGCCTCAAGTTATGGTATACCCACAAGCTTAAGGCGTTCATTACCGAGTACGGAAGGCCTTCATGCATAGGCTGCGGCCGCTGCGTAGACACCTGTCCGGTCAATATCAATGTAGCCGAGGTCATACGCGGACTTAAAGGACAGGAGGTGAAAGTATGA
- a CDS encoding oxidoreductase, with amino-acid sequence MMEKPHVITPASMLQNPFMPEAMRIVRRYDLTSDVRFFQVRPVDMERALSLEYKPGQFMMVSLPGVGEAPFSISSTPSRPGMIEYCIRKVGRLTEQLFKYKENSIVGVRGPYGNGFPFEKMHGKDILIVVGGLGAAPLRSLLLYILDNRDKFGKFYFLHGAKNPDEMLFRKEFFEIKERDDLECYLTVDSDPAGKWPFNVGLVTDLFKKVKELDPVNTFATVCGPPVMYKFVVAEFLKLGIPKHQILMTLERRMHCGIGKCGHCAIGSIYTCLDGPVFTYWDVLHMKDLI; translated from the coding sequence ATGATGGAAAAACCTCACGTTATCACACCCGCCTCGATGCTCCAGAATCCATTCATGCCGGAGGCTATGCGCATAGTCCGGCGCTATGACCTGACGTCAGACGTGCGCTTCTTCCAGGTGAGACCTGTCGATATGGAGCGTGCACTTTCTCTTGAATACAAGCCGGGTCAGTTCATGATGGTTTCTCTTCCCGGGGTCGGCGAAGCGCCTTTCTCCATCTCTTCCACCCCCTCGCGCCCCGGAATGATAGAATACTGCATCCGCAAGGTGGGACGTCTTACCGAGCAGCTCTTCAAATACAAAGAGAACTCGATAGTGGGCGTTCGCGGCCCTTATGGAAACGGCTTCCCCTTCGAGAAGATGCACGGCAAGGACATCCTCATAGTCGTTGGCGGGCTAGGCGCCGCGCCTTTGCGTTCGCTCCTCCTCTACATCCTCGATAACCGTGACAAGTTCGGCAAGTTCTACTTCCTGCACGGCGCAAAGAACCCCGATGAGATGCTCTTCCGCAAGGAGTTCTTCGAGATTAAGGAGCGCGACGACCTTGAGTGCTATCTGACCGTGGACAGCGACCCCGCCGGGAAATGGCCGTTCAACGTAGGTCTTGTCACCGACCTCTTCAAGAAGGTTAAGGAACTGGACCCTGTGAACACGTTTGCAACGGTGTGCGGCCCGCCTGTCATGTACAAGTTCGTTGTGGCCGAATTCTTAAAGCTCGGGATTCCCAAGCACCAAATTCTCATGACGCTTGAGCGCCGCATGCACTGCGGCATCGGCAAATGCGGACACTGCGCTATTGGTTCCATATACACCTGTCTCGATGGTCCGGTATTTACTTACTGGGACGTGCTTCACATGAAGGATTTGATCTAG